In Tachysurus vachellii isolate PV-2020 chromosome 12, HZAU_Pvac_v1, whole genome shotgun sequence, the following are encoded in one genomic region:
- the gstt2 gene encoding glutathione S-transferase theta-2, with translation MLKVYVDLMSQPCRALIIFLTVNKIPHTVHTVALRKGQNRTPEFMKLNPMQKVPVMEEDGFILTESDAILKYLTAAYSVPDHWYPQQPQKRARVDEYTAWHHMNTRLHASKVFITEVLTPRLSGQPVDDVKLQRALWELDATLDKLETMFLKDTDFLCGDDLTLADLLAVCELMQPLAGGRDVLMNRPRLQEWKSRIQSVLGDSFDQAHKILYRLKDKHISKL, from the exons ATGTTGAAGGTGTATGTGGATCTGATGTCACAGCCATGTCGAGCTCTCATCATCTTTCTCACCGTGAATAAAATCCCACACACTGTTCACACTGTAGCGCTGCGGAAAG gacagaACAGGACTCCAGAGTTCATGAAACTGAACCCAATGCAGAAAGTTCCAGTCATGGAGGAGGACGGTTTCATCCTcacagagag tgacgcCATACTCAAATACCTGACTGCAGCCTACAGTGTCCCAGACCATTGGTATCCACAGCAACCGCAGAAGAGGGCAAGAGTTGACGAGTACACGGCCTggcatcacatgaacacacgcCTCCATGCCTCCAAAGTGTTCATTACAGAG gtgttaacACCACGGTTGTCAGGACAGCCGGTGGACGATGTTAAACTGCAGCGTGCGCTGTGGGAACTGGATGCAACACTTGACAAACTGGAAACGATGTTCCTGAAGGATACAGACTTCCTGTGTGGTGATGACCTCACGCTGGCTGACCTGCTTgctgtctgtgagctcatgcag cccttGGCTGGAGGAAGAGACGTTTTGATGAATCGGCCGAGGCTGCAGGAGTGGAAGAGTCGAATTCAGTCTGTACTCGGTGATTCGTTTGACCAAGCACATAAAATCCTTTATAGACTGAAAGATAAACACATCAGcaaactctaa